A single genomic interval of Bacillus sp. es.036 harbors:
- a CDS encoding isoprenyl transferase, which produces MLGKFSNWMRKNEDEEQLEINTSANIPGHIAIIMDGNGRWAKKRGLPRVAGHREGVKVVKKIVRKANDLGVHYLTLYAFSTENWKRPKEEVDFLMKLPEQFLLSHLPELIEQNVQVRIMGEREQLPPHTFKAISKAVEETKDNTGLILNFALNYGSRHEMKMAMQRLLSDVKKGILTEEEITEERISSYLLSSQYPDPDLLIRTSGEIRLSNFMLWQLAYTELWFTEVLWPDFTEHHFVEAVQEYQRRGRRYGGV; this is translated from the coding sequence ATGCTTGGGAAGTTCTCGAACTGGATGAGAAAGAATGAAGATGAGGAACAATTAGAAATTAACACATCTGCTAATATCCCAGGACATATTGCGATCATTATGGATGGCAATGGACGCTGGGCCAAGAAGCGAGGTCTCCCACGTGTGGCTGGCCACCGTGAAGGTGTGAAGGTAGTGAAGAAGATCGTTCGGAAGGCAAATGATCTAGGAGTGCATTATTTAACGCTCTATGCCTTTTCAACTGAAAATTGGAAACGACCGAAAGAGGAAGTAGACTTTTTGATGAAGCTCCCAGAACAATTTCTACTTAGCCACCTGCCAGAGTTGATTGAGCAGAATGTTCAAGTACGAATAATGGGAGAACGAGAGCAGCTGCCCCCCCATACGTTCAAAGCCATTAGCAAGGCAGTAGAAGAAACGAAAGATAACACCGGACTTATTCTTAATTTCGCACTAAACTATGGCAGCCGTCATGAAATGAAGATGGCCATGCAGCGGTTATTAAGTGATGTGAAAAAGGGGATACTGACTGAAGAAGAGATTACGGAAGAGAGAATTTCTTCCTATTTACTCAGTAGTCAATATCCGGATCCGGATTTACTTATACGGACAAGCGGAGAAATACGCTTAAGTAACTTTATGCTCTGGCAGCTGGCTTACACAGAACTATGGTTTACAGAAGTTCTATGGCCTGATTTCACAGAGCACCATTTTGTTGAAGCCGTACAGGAATATCAGCGAAGAGGAAGACGTTACGGCGGGGTGTAA
- the frr gene encoding ribosome recycling factor, with translation MTKEILKNAEERMQNGISSLKRELATLRAGRANASLLDKVQVDYYGAPTPVNQLAGVSVPEARMLLIQPYDKTAIGDIEKAILKSDLGLTPSNDGNVIRLTIPALTEERRKDLVKLVKKYAEEGKVVIRNIRRDANDELKKQEKDGDITEDELRRGNDDVQKLTDKYVAEADSIAADKEKEIMEV, from the coding sequence ATGACGAAAGAAATCTTGAAAAACGCTGAAGAACGTATGCAAAATGGAATTTCAAGCTTAAAGCGTGAGCTAGCGACACTGCGAGCAGGAAGAGCAAATGCTTCTCTACTTGATAAAGTTCAAGTAGATTACTATGGTGCTCCAACACCTGTTAACCAACTTGCTGGTGTTTCAGTTCCAGAAGCGCGTATGTTATTGATCCAGCCTTACGATAAAACTGCGATTGGCGATATCGAAAAAGCCATTCTTAAATCTGACCTTGGCCTAACACCTTCTAATGATGGAAATGTCATTCGTCTTACAATCCCAGCTCTTACGGAAGAGCGTCGTAAAGATCTTGTTAAACTCGTTAAGAAATATGCTGAAGAAGGCAAAGTTGTGATTCGTAACATTCGCCGCGATGCAAATGATGAGTTAAAGAAACAAGAAAAAGATGGCGACATTACAGAAGATGAGCTTCGCCGCGGAAACGATGATGTGCAGAAGCTTACTGACAAATATGTAGCTGAAGCTGACAGCATTGCTGCTGATAAAGAAAAAGAAATCATGGAAGTCTAA
- the codY gene encoding GTP-sensing pleiotropic transcriptional regulator CodY, whose product MNLLEKTRKINGMLQKSEGPVNFTDMAETLRDAIMANVYVVSRRGKLLGIAINQEIENERMKNMFSERQFPEEYTQNLFNIGETSSNLDITSEYTAFPVENRDLFEKGLTTIVPIVGGGSRLGTLILSRLSDSFSDDDLLLAEYGATVVGMEILHEKAEEIEEEARNKAVVQMAISSLSYSELEAIEHIFEELEGNEGLLVASKIADRVGITRSVIVNALRKLESAGVIESRSLGMKGTYIKVLNDKFLVELSKLKTQ is encoded by the coding sequence ATGAATTTACTTGAAAAAACAAGAAAAATTAATGGTATGCTACAAAAGTCAGAGGGTCCAGTTAACTTTACCGATATGGCAGAAACGCTACGTGACGCTATTATGGCAAACGTATATGTTGTAAGCCGCAGAGGTAAATTACTTGGCATCGCGATTAATCAAGAAATTGAGAACGAACGTATGAAGAATATGTTCTCAGAGCGTCAGTTTCCAGAAGAATATACGCAGAATCTCTTTAACATTGGTGAAACGTCTTCGAACCTTGACATTACAAGCGAATACACAGCTTTCCCTGTAGAGAATCGTGATCTTTTCGAAAAAGGTCTAACAACGATTGTACCAATCGTTGGTGGTGGAAGCCGTCTAGGTACGCTTATTCTATCTCGTCTAAGCGATTCATTCTCAGATGATGATCTTTTGTTAGCTGAGTACGGTGCAACCGTAGTAGGAATGGAGATTCTTCATGAGAAGGCAGAAGAAATTGAAGAAGAAGCAAGAAACAAAGCAGTCGTGCAAATGGCGATTTCTTCTCTTTCCTATAGTGAACTTGAAGCAATTGAGCATATTTTCGAAGAACTTGAAGGAAATGAAGGACTTCTTGTTGCAAGTAAAATTGCTGACCGCGTAGGGATTACACGTTCTGTCATCGTAAACGCTCTTCGTAAGCTTGAGAGTGCTGGTGTTATTGAGTCTCGTTCTCTAGGAATGAAAGGAACTTATATTAAAGTTCTTAACGATAAGTTTCTTGTAGAACTATCAAAACTGAAGACGCAATAA
- a CDS encoding phosphatidate cytidylyltransferase — translation MKQRVITGVIFGALLLGMIVIGDWPFILLMALVATIGMVELLLMKKITLVSLPGLLAIVGTWILVMPDDWIASLTSSVFTKIDLLFFGLLILLAMTVLTKNKYSFDESSFIMMASLYVGLGFYYFTATRYLGESNLDGMIHLFFIIFLIWASDSGAYFVGRSLGKKKLWPHISPNKTVEGAVGGVVMALIVGIVFQMIYPVYDSMVVVLIVSVLTSVFGQIGDLVESAFKRHYGVKDSGSILPGHGGILDRFDSLIFVLPLLHLLNLV, via the coding sequence ATGAAACAACGAGTTATAACGGGTGTGATTTTTGGCGCCCTCTTGTTAGGAATGATTGTAATTGGAGACTGGCCGTTCATTCTTTTGATGGCGTTAGTTGCCACAATTGGAATGGTTGAATTGTTACTGATGAAGAAAATCACATTGGTTTCACTTCCTGGCTTACTTGCTATCGTCGGAACGTGGATTCTTGTCATGCCTGATGACTGGATTGCTTCACTAACATCATCTGTTTTTACCAAAATTGATCTCTTGTTTTTCGGACTGCTCATTTTACTTGCAATGACGGTTCTGACGAAAAATAAGTATAGTTTTGATGAAAGTTCTTTTATTATGATGGCGTCGCTCTATGTTGGTTTAGGTTTTTATTACTTCACAGCAACTCGTTATCTTGGTGAAAGTAATTTAGACGGCATGATTCATTTGTTCTTTATTATCTTTCTCATATGGGCATCTGATTCTGGAGCCTATTTTGTGGGACGATCACTCGGTAAGAAAAAACTTTGGCCACATATATCTCCAAACAAAACCGTTGAAGGTGCAGTTGGAGGCGTTGTGATGGCCTTAATCGTAGGAATTGTTTTTCAAATGATTTATCCGGTATATGATTCCATGGTTGTTGTTCTAATCGTATCGGTGTTAACGTCTGTTTTTGGACAGATTGGTGATCTTGTTGAATCTGCGTTTAAGCGTCATTATGGAGTGAAAGATTCCGGCAGTATCTTACCAGGGCACGGAGGGATACTTGATCGATTTGATAGTCTTATATTCGTTCTCCCCCTTCTGCATTTACTTAACCTGGTATAG
- the pyrH gene encoding UMP kinase has translation MSGAKYERVVLKLSGEALSGGEGQGISPSIVQSIASQVKEIHEMGVEVAVVVGGGNIWRGKVGSEMGMDRTTADYMGMLATVMNSLAMQDSLESIGVETRVQTSIEMRQVAEPYIRRKAIRHLEKKRVVIFAAGTGNPYFSTDTTAALRAAEIEADVILMAKNNVDGVYTADPTVDATAKKYDTLSYLDVLKEGLAVMDSTASSLCMDNDIPLVVFSIMEEGNIKRAICGEEIGTVVKGRN, from the coding sequence ATGAGCGGAGCCAAGTATGAACGCGTTGTGTTAAAATTAAGCGGAGAAGCATTGTCCGGTGGAGAAGGTCAGGGAATATCACCTTCAATCGTTCAGTCTATCGCATCACAGGTGAAGGAAATTCATGAAATGGGTGTAGAAGTTGCTGTTGTTGTCGGCGGTGGAAACATCTGGCGTGGAAAAGTAGGCAGTGAAATGGGAATGGATCGTACGACTGCTGATTATATGGGGATGCTTGCTACTGTAATGAATTCACTTGCAATGCAGGATAGCCTTGAAAGCATTGGAGTTGAAACGCGTGTTCAAACTTCAATCGAAATGAGACAGGTAGCTGAACCGTACATCCGTCGTAAAGCCATTCGTCACCTTGAAAAAAAACGCGTTGTCATTTTTGCAGCAGGTACTGGTAACCCATACTTCTCGACAGATACAACTGCAGCATTGCGTGCGGCCGAAATTGAAGCAGATGTTATTTTGATGGCGAAAAACAACGTAGACGGCGTTTATACAGCCGATCCGACAGTTGACGCGACTGCGAAGAAGTATGACACTCTTTCTTACCTTGATGTACTCAAGGAAGGTTTAGCTGTAATGGACTCCACAGCTTCTTCACTTTGTATGGACAACGATATTCCACTAGTTGTCTTCTCTATCATGGAAGAAGGCAACATTAAGCGCGCCATTTGTGGCGAAGAAATTGGAACAGTAGTAAAGGGGAGAAATTAA
- the tsf gene encoding translation elongation factor Ts produces MAVTAQMVKELRAQTGAGMMDCKKALTENDGDMDKAIDWLREKGISKAAKKADRVAAEGLATIAVEGNKAVIAEINSETDFVAKNESFTSLINEISQHLLKTNPESVDAALESKMENGQTVTEYLNDKIAKIGEKISLRRFQIVEKTDADAFGAYLHMGGRIGVLTLLEGTTDEEVAKDVAMHTAAVNPRFVSRDAVPTEEVEREREVLKQQALNEGKPEKIVEKMVEGRINKFFEEISLVDQPFVKDTDQKVGKYVESKGATVKGFIRYEVGEGMEKREDNFAEEVMSQVKK; encoded by the coding sequence ATGGCAGTAACAGCTCAAATGGTAAAAGAATTGCGTGCACAAACAGGCGCAGGAATGATGGATTGCAAAAAAGCACTAACTGAAAACGATGGTGACATGGACAAGGCAATTGACTGGCTTCGTGAGAAAGGTATCTCGAAAGCAGCGAAAAAAGCTGACCGCGTAGCAGCAGAAGGTCTTGCAACGATCGCTGTTGAAGGAAACAAAGCAGTAATCGCTGAAATTAACTCTGAAACTGACTTCGTTGCAAAGAACGAGAGCTTTACTTCTTTAATCAACGAAATCTCTCAACACCTCCTTAAAACAAATCCTGAGTCTGTAGATGCAGCTCTTGAAAGCAAAATGGAAAACGGACAAACAGTGACTGAATATTTGAATGATAAAATCGCGAAAATTGGAGAGAAAATTTCTCTTCGTCGCTTCCAAATCGTTGAGAAAACTGATGCAGATGCATTTGGCGCTTACCTTCACATGGGTGGACGCATCGGTGTTCTAACACTTCTTGAAGGTACAACTGATGAAGAAGTAGCGAAAGACGTAGCAATGCACACAGCGGCAGTTAACCCTCGTTTCGTATCTCGCGATGCTGTTCCAACTGAAGAAGTTGAGCGTGAGCGCGAAGTTCTTAAACAACAGGCCCTTAACGAAGGTAAGCCTGAGAAAATTGTTGAGAAAATGGTAGAAGGCCGTATCAACAAATTCTTCGAAGAAATTTCTCTAGTTGATCAGCCGTTTGTTAAAGACACTGATCAAAAAGTAGGAAAGTACGTTGAATCTAAAGGCGCTACTGTAAAAGGCTTCATCCGCTACGAAGTTGGCGAAGGCATGGAGAAACGTGAAGATAACTTCGCTGAAGAAGTTATGTCTCAAGTGAAGAAGTAA
- the hslV gene encoding ATP-dependent protease subunit HslV, whose protein sequence is MGDFHSTTIFAVQHNGECAMAGDGQVTFGNAVVMKHTAKKVRRLFHGKVVAGFAGSVADAFTLFEKFESKLEEFGGNLQRAAVELAKEWRSDRVLRKLEAMLIVMNKDELLLISGTGEVIEPDDGILSIGSGSNYALSAGRALKRYSDNKTAEEIARASMEIASEICVYTNDQIIVETI, encoded by the coding sequence ATGGGAGACTTTCATTCTACAACGATATTTGCCGTTCAGCATAATGGTGAGTGTGCAATGGCTGGTGACGGTCAGGTTACATTCGGAAATGCTGTGGTCATGAAGCATACAGCTAAGAAAGTAAGAAGGCTTTTTCATGGAAAAGTAGTTGCGGGATTTGCAGGATCCGTTGCTGATGCTTTTACTCTTTTTGAGAAATTTGAGAGCAAGCTTGAGGAATTTGGTGGCAACCTTCAGCGTGCCGCTGTGGAACTTGCTAAAGAGTGGCGCAGCGATCGCGTGTTAAGGAAGCTTGAAGCGATGCTAATAGTAATGAACAAAGATGAGCTATTGCTAATCTCAGGTACTGGTGAAGTGATTGAACCTGATGATGGCATTCTTTCAATTGGTTCAGGTTCAAACTACGCTCTTTCAGCAGGCAGAGCACTTAAGCGTTATAGTGATAACAAAACCGCTGAAGAAATTGCGCGAGCATCTATGGAAATTGCATCTGAAATATGCGTATACACGAATGATCAAATTATCGTAGAAACCATTTAG
- the hslU gene encoding ATP-dependent protease ATPase subunit HslU, translating into MSNPLTPRQIVEKLDQYIVGQNDAKKAVAVALRNRYRRSQLSDKLKDEVNPKNILMIGPTGVGKTEIARRLARLVNAPFIKVEATKFTEVGYVGRDVESMVRDLVETSIRLVKEDRMEQVKGKAEENANKRIVELLVPSSKKQTQYKNPLEMLFGNQGQEETANQSASEDQTIASRRKQMAQQLALGELEDRMITVEVEEQNNSMMDMFQGAGMEQMGMNMQDMLGNIMPKKKKKRKLPVSEARKVLTQDEAAKLVDMDEVAQDAVSKTEQSGIIFIDEIDKVAGKSQQSADVSREGVQRDILPIVEGSTVTTKYGPVKTDHILFMAAGAFHMSKPSDLIPELQGRFPIRVELSSLTVDDFKRILTEPDNALVKQYTALLETEGIKVEFSDDAILKIATIATEVNQDTDNIGARRLHTILEKLLEDLSFEAPDINLDSITITPEYVEEKLASIAKNRDLSQYIL; encoded by the coding sequence ATGTCTAATCCATTAACACCGAGACAAATTGTTGAAAAGCTTGATCAGTATATTGTTGGTCAGAATGACGCGAAGAAGGCTGTCGCAGTGGCATTAAGAAATCGATACCGCCGTAGCCAGCTGAGCGACAAACTGAAGGATGAAGTGAATCCAAAAAATATCTTAATGATTGGACCTACAGGCGTAGGTAAGACTGAGATAGCACGTCGACTTGCTCGCCTTGTCAATGCGCCATTCATTAAAGTTGAAGCAACGAAATTTACTGAAGTAGGTTATGTTGGTCGAGATGTGGAATCGATGGTTCGTGATCTCGTGGAAACATCAATCAGGCTTGTCAAAGAAGATCGCATGGAACAGGTGAAGGGCAAGGCGGAAGAAAATGCGAACAAACGCATTGTGGAATTGCTTGTACCTTCTAGTAAAAAGCAAACCCAATACAAAAATCCGCTTGAAATGTTATTTGGTAATCAAGGACAAGAGGAAACAGCGAACCAGTCCGCAAGTGAAGATCAGACCATTGCATCAAGGCGGAAGCAAATGGCTCAGCAGCTCGCACTTGGTGAACTGGAAGATCGCATGATTACAGTGGAAGTTGAAGAGCAAAACAACTCCATGATGGATATGTTCCAGGGAGCTGGTATGGAACAAATGGGTATGAACATGCAGGATATGCTCGGCAACATTATGCCCAAAAAGAAGAAAAAGCGTAAGCTGCCTGTGTCAGAAGCAAGAAAAGTTTTAACACAGGACGAAGCAGCAAAACTCGTAGATATGGACGAAGTTGCGCAAGATGCTGTTTCAAAGACAGAACAATCGGGTATCATCTTCATTGATGAAATTGATAAGGTAGCTGGGAAAAGCCAGCAATCAGCTGATGTTTCTAGAGAAGGTGTTCAAAGAGACATCTTACCGATTGTAGAAGGCTCAACAGTAACAACAAAATATGGACCTGTTAAAACAGATCACATTTTATTTATGGCTGCAGGAGCTTTCCATATGTCAAAACCATCTGATCTAATTCCTGAGCTACAGGGCCGTTTCCCAATTCGCGTAGAGCTATCTAGTTTAACGGTAGACGACTTTAAGCGGATTTTGACAGAGCCTGATAATGCTCTTGTGAAGCAATATACAGCTTTATTAGAAACTGAAGGTATTAAAGTTGAATTTTCTGACGATGCTATTCTTAAAATTGCTACAATTGCTACAGAAGTGAACCAGGACACGGATAATATTGGTGCGCGAAGACTTCATACAATTTTAGAAAAGCTTCTTGAAGATCTTTCATTTGAAGCGCCAGACATTAATCTAGACAGCATTACAATCACACCAGAGTATGTTGAGGAAAAGTTAGCTTCTATTGCGAAGAACCGTGACCTCAGCCAATACATCCTATAA
- the xerC gene encoding tyrosine recombinase XerC, whose protein sequence is MNNNQQAHIQSFSEYLQIEKNCSPHTISGYLQDIEHFRSFMKQQTIDVFAAVSYADVRIYLTELHERGYARKTAARKISTLRSLYRFLLRENIVEINPFTMSSLPKQEKRLPQFLYEKELNVLFDTPDTTKPLGQRDRALLEVLYGCGIRVSECVGLNLEDIDFAIGTIFVLGKGRKERYVPIGSFAIDAMKEYIHDGREQLLSSGKEPTKALFLNFRGSRVTARGVRTILDKIVKDASLHVHISPHVMRHTFATHLLNEGADLRSVQELLGHSDLSSTQIYTHVTGDRLRNIYMNHHPRA, encoded by the coding sequence ATGAATAACAATCAACAAGCTCATATTCAATCATTTTCTGAGTATCTCCAGATTGAAAAGAATTGTTCACCACATACGATCTCAGGTTACTTACAGGATATTGAACATTTCCGGTCTTTTATGAAGCAGCAGACTATCGATGTCTTTGCTGCTGTTTCTTATGCAGATGTCAGAATTTATTTAACTGAGCTTCATGAGCGAGGTTACGCAAGAAAAACAGCAGCAAGAAAAATTTCAACGTTACGAAGCTTATATCGATTCCTTTTACGTGAGAACATTGTAGAGATTAATCCCTTTACAATGAGTTCCCTGCCTAAACAAGAAAAACGTCTGCCGCAATTTTTGTACGAAAAAGAACTTAACGTGCTGTTTGACACGCCAGATACCACGAAGCCGCTTGGTCAACGCGACAGAGCGCTGCTCGAAGTACTATACGGGTGTGGCATACGAGTGAGTGAGTGTGTTGGGCTTAATTTAGAAGACATTGATTTTGCGATTGGGACGATTTTTGTACTTGGTAAAGGACGTAAGGAAAGGTATGTACCAATAGGGAGTTTCGCTATAGATGCAATGAAAGAGTACATTCACGATGGACGAGAACAGTTGCTATCGTCAGGGAAAGAGCCGACTAAAGCCCTGTTCCTAAATTTTAGAGGTAGTCGTGTGACGGCAAGAGGTGTTCGGACAATTTTAGATAAGATTGTAAAAGATGCCTCTTTGCATGTACATATAAGCCCGCATGTGATGAGACACACATTCGCAACCCATTTGCTGAATGAAGGGGCAGACTTACGTTCTGTGCAGGAGCTATTAGGGCATTCTGATTTATCATCTACTCAGATCTATACCCACGTGACGGGAGATCGATTGCGAAATATATACATGAACCATCACCCAAGAGCCTAA
- the rpsB gene encoding 30S ribosomal protein S2, whose translation MAVISMKQLLEAGVHFGHQTRRWNPKMKPYIFTERNGIYIIDLQKTVKKVEEAYNFVRDIAQDGGKVLFVGTKKQAQDSVKDEAIRAGQYYINQRWLGGTLTNFETIQKRINRLKSLEKMQEDGTFEVLPKKEVMLLKKEMDRLERFLGGIKDMNGVPDAMFVIDPRKERIAIAEARKLNIPIVAIVDTNCDPDEIDYIIPGNDDAIRAVKLLTAKMADAVIEVSKVEEEAEVEAVETEETSV comes from the coding sequence ATGGCAGTAATCTCTATGAAACAGCTTCTTGAAGCTGGGGTACACTTCGGTCATCAGACTCGTCGTTGGAACCCGAAAATGAAACCTTATATCTTCACTGAAAGAAACGGTATCTACATTATCGATCTTCAAAAAACAGTGAAGAAAGTCGAAGAAGCTTATAACTTCGTTCGTGACATCGCTCAGGACGGTGGTAAAGTTCTTTTCGTAGGTACAAAAAAGCAAGCGCAAGATTCCGTTAAGGATGAAGCGATCCGTGCTGGTCAATACTACATCAACCAACGCTGGTTGGGTGGAACGCTTACGAACTTTGAAACTATTCAAAAGCGTATCAACCGCCTGAAGAGCCTTGAAAAGATGCAAGAAGACGGTACATTCGAAGTACTACCTAAGAAAGAAGTTATGCTTCTTAAAAAAGAAATGGATCGCCTTGAAAGATTCCTTGGTGGTATTAAAGATATGAACGGCGTTCCAGACGCAATGTTCGTAATCGACCCTCGTAAAGAGCGTATCGCTATTGCTGAGGCTCGTAAGCTTAATATCCCTATCGTTGCGATCGTGGATACAAACTGTGATCCAGATGAGATCGACTATATTATCCCTGGTAACGACGATGCAATCCGCGCTGTGAAACTTCTTACTGCTAAAATGGCTGACGCTGTTATCGAAGTTAGCAAAGTAGAAGAAGAAGCAGAAGTTGAAGCGGTAGAAACTGAAGAAACATCTGTATAA
- the trmFO gene encoding FADH(2)-oxidizing methylenetetrahydrofolate--tRNA-(uracil(54)-C(5))-methyltransferase TrmFO, with protein MSKHVTVIGAGLAGSEAAWQLAKRGVDVHLYEMRPKKQTPAHHTDKFAELVCSNSLRANTLTNAVGVLKEEMRKMDSVIINSADECAVPAGGALAVDRHEFAAKVTENVKNHPNVTVFSEECTKIPDGPTIIATGPLTSKDLSDQLKALSGEEYLYFYDAAAPIIETESIDMEKVYKKSRYDKGEAAYLNCPMTEEEFNTFYEALISAETVPLKEFEKEIFFEGCMPIEVMAQRGQKTMTFGPLKPVGLEDPRTGKRPYAVVQLRQDNASGTLYNIVGFQTHLKWGPQKEVIRLIPGLENADIVRYGVMHRNTFINSPNLLKPTYQYKERENLFFAGQMTGVEGYVESAASGLIAGFNAARLMNDEEPLVFPEETALGSLANYITTANPDNFQPMNANFGLFPPLETRIKSKKERNETIANRALETIQNFVKRL; from the coding sequence ATGAGTAAACACGTGACGGTGATTGGCGCCGGTCTTGCTGGCAGTGAAGCCGCGTGGCAGCTTGCAAAGCGAGGAGTGGATGTTCATCTTTATGAGATGCGTCCAAAGAAGCAAACGCCTGCTCACCATACTGATAAATTTGCGGAGCTTGTGTGCAGTAACTCGCTAAGAGCGAATACGCTAACAAACGCAGTTGGAGTATTAAAAGAAGAAATGCGAAAGATGGACTCTGTTATTATTAACTCGGCTGATGAATGTGCGGTCCCTGCGGGTGGTGCACTTGCAGTCGATCGCCATGAATTCGCCGCTAAAGTAACGGAGAATGTTAAAAACCATCCTAACGTAACGGTTTTTTCAGAAGAGTGCACAAAAATCCCTGATGGACCAACTATTATTGCAACAGGTCCTCTTACATCGAAAGATCTATCTGATCAATTGAAGGCGCTAAGTGGTGAAGAGTATTTATACTTCTATGATGCTGCTGCTCCTATAATTGAAACAGAAAGCATCGATATGGAAAAAGTGTACAAGAAGTCCCGTTACGATAAGGGAGAAGCAGCGTACTTAAACTGTCCAATGACGGAGGAAGAGTTTAATACGTTCTACGAAGCGCTTATATCCGCTGAAACGGTCCCGCTAAAAGAATTTGAGAAGGAAATTTTCTTTGAGGGCTGTATGCCGATTGAAGTCATGGCCCAACGTGGGCAGAAAACGATGACGTTTGGTCCTCTTAAGCCTGTTGGATTAGAAGATCCTCGCACAGGAAAGCGCCCTTATGCTGTCGTGCAGCTGAGACAGGATAATGCGTCGGGTACGCTTTACAACATCGTTGGATTCCAGACCCACCTTAAATGGGGACCGCAAAAAGAAGTGATTCGCTTAATTCCGGGTCTTGAGAATGCTGATATTGTTCGTTATGGCGTGATGCACCGAAACACGTTCATTAACTCGCCTAATCTATTAAAACCAACCTATCAGTATAAAGAACGTGAGAATCTCTTTTTCGCTGGTCAAATGACGGGTGTTGAAGGCTATGTCGAATCGGCGGCATCAGGCTTAATTGCTGGGTTTAATGCTGCTCGGCTCATGAATGATGAAGAGCCATTAGTATTCCCTGAAGAAACGGCACTTGGTAGTTTAGCGAATTATATTACGACAGCGAATCCAGATAATTTCCAACCGATGAACGCTAACTTTGGTTTGTTTCCACCACTTGAAACGCGGATCAAAAGCAAAAAAGAACGCAATGAAACGATCGCGAATCGAGCCTTAGAAACAATTCAGAATTTTGTAAAAAGATTGTAA